In one Natronosalvus amylolyticus genomic region, the following are encoded:
- a CDS encoding DUF255 domain-containing protein, whose translation MDDVTRVEWREWGEEAFEEAAERNVPLLLSLTATWCDHCHEMDRETYAVPTLAANVNDGFVPVRVDVDRQPRVRDRYNMGGFPSTVFLAPDGSVLTGAGYLGPDGFRQVLEQLRTMWDSKGADAGRVPRPLQGEDPPAGDLSPDIERQMLGQLTDRYDERAGGWGEEPKFPHPDALEFALKRDRTMALRSFDAVAANLFDEYAGGFHRFATGRDWSGLEREKLLDSNAALLRAFANAYLYTGEDGYRQPAARTLEYLTTTLWTTDGDAADEDEPTGGYSGAFAGSQAPGEPAAYSLEASEREEAPEPAVDTTVFAGANALAIDALCTYHAYTDDERAARFAERALSTLRDRLLEDGVTTHFCTLERGVETPTEETSGRAERGLLSDQARILQALTSARSVLGAETVEDAVSVAEATVDTLRVGDSFVDGPRTGPGLLERPLRPLDGNVELADALIDLAAITGEGRYERIARDVLEDFAGASDRFSIPVARYASVATRLLEGTLVVRVGDEAGSDLHRAACRVADHEKVIVPDAGDVPAGEAVAVRGERTTTPATTPQELSERVSTLLE comes from the coding sequence ATGGACGACGTCACGCGTGTCGAGTGGCGCGAGTGGGGCGAGGAAGCGTTCGAGGAGGCGGCCGAACGGAACGTGCCCCTGTTGCTCTCGTTGACGGCCACCTGGTGTGATCACTGTCACGAGATGGACCGGGAAACGTACGCGGTGCCGACGCTCGCGGCGAACGTCAACGACGGCTTCGTGCCCGTCCGGGTCGACGTCGACCGACAGCCGCGGGTGCGCGACCGGTACAACATGGGTGGCTTTCCCTCGACGGTGTTTCTGGCACCCGATGGCTCGGTGTTGACGGGGGCAGGGTATCTCGGCCCCGATGGCTTCCGACAGGTACTCGAGCAACTGCGTACGATGTGGGATTCGAAAGGGGCCGACGCAGGGAGGGTTCCCCGGCCGCTGCAGGGTGAGGACCCCCCAGCTGGCGACCTTTCTCCGGATATCGAACGCCAGATGCTCGGTCAGCTTACCGACCGGTACGACGAACGCGCCGGGGGCTGGGGTGAGGAGCCGAAGTTCCCACATCCAGACGCCCTCGAGTTTGCGCTCAAGCGAGACCGGACGATGGCGTTGCGCTCGTTCGACGCGGTCGCGGCCAACCTGTTCGACGAGTATGCGGGCGGCTTCCACCGGTTTGCGACGGGTCGGGACTGGTCCGGCCTCGAGCGAGAGAAACTGCTGGACTCGAACGCGGCGTTACTCCGCGCCTTCGCCAACGCGTACCTTTATACGGGCGAGGACGGCTATCGCCAGCCGGCAGCGCGAACGCTCGAGTATCTGACGACGACGCTGTGGACGACCGACGGCGACGCCGCCGACGAAGACGAACCGACTGGGGGGTACAGCGGAGCCTTCGCCGGCAGCCAGGCACCCGGTGAGCCAGCGGCCTATTCCCTCGAGGCGAGCGAGCGGGAGGAGGCCCCGGAGCCGGCGGTCGACACCACGGTATTCGCCGGGGCAAACGCGCTCGCTATCGACGCGCTGTGCACCTATCACGCATACACCGACGACGAACGTGCGGCTCGATTCGCCGAACGAGCGCTGTCGACCCTCCGTGACCGCCTGCTCGAGGACGGCGTGACGACGCACTTTTGCACGCTCGAGAGGGGGGTGGAGACGCCGACGGAGGAAACGAGCGGTCGAGCCGAACGTGGCCTGCTGTCCGATCAGGCCCGGATCTTGCAGGCGCTGACGAGTGCCCGAAGCGTGCTGGGGGCCGAGACGGTCGAGGACGCCGTTTCGGTCGCCGAGGCGACGGTCGACACCCTGCGCGTGGGCGATTCGTTCGTCGACGGGCCGCGAACCGGGCCGGGACTCCTCGAGCGCCCGCTTCGACCTCTCGACGGAAACGTAGAACTCGCGGACGCACTGATCGACCTGGCGGCGATTACCGGTGAGGGTCGCTACGAACGGATTGCTCGCGATGTCCTCGAGGATTTCGCCGGGGCGAGCGACCGATTTTCGATACCAGTCGCCCGATATGCCAGCGTCGCGACGCGCCTCCTCGAGGGGACGCTCGTCGTCCGTGTCGGTGACGAAGCCGGGTCGGATCTCCATCGAGCTGCCTGCCGAGTTGCCGACCACGAGAAGGTGATCGTTCCCGACGCTGGGGACGTGCCGGCCGGCGAGGCCGTCGCGGTACGTGGTGAGCGCACGACCACTCCGGCGACAACCCCGCAGGAGTTGAGTGAGCGCGTTTCGACCCTGCTCGAGTGA
- a CDS encoding DUF2237 family protein, which produces MTTSDDRNVFGDPLEPCSSDPETGFFRDGCCRRVEGDHGRHEICAVVTDAFLDFSLAQGNDLITPRPEFEFPGLDPGDRWCLCLGRWLEAVEADVAPPIILEATHEAVLRDVEPDLLREHEYDGSR; this is translated from the coding sequence ATGACCACATCGGATGATCGAAACGTCTTCGGCGACCCGCTCGAGCCGTGCTCGAGTGACCCGGAAACCGGCTTTTTTCGCGATGGCTGTTGTCGCCGCGTCGAAGGCGACCACGGCCGCCACGAGATCTGTGCGGTCGTCACGGACGCGTTTCTCGATTTCAGTCTCGCGCAGGGAAACGACCTGATCACGCCACGACCCGAGTTCGAGTTCCCGGGGCTCGATCCCGGCGACCGGTGGTGTCTCTGTCTCGGCCGGTGGCTCGAAGCCGTCGAGGCCGACGTGGCTCCCCCGATTATCCTCGAGGCGACCCACGAAGCGGTGTTGCGTGACGTCGAACCGGACCTGTTGCGCGAACACGAGTACGATGGATCGCGCTGA
- a CDS encoding TrmB family transcriptional regulator, producing the protein MATLRDLGLSEYEARAYRALLNTGPTTAKELSRASDVPMGRIYDVLNSIEQYNLVRSQTASRPKKYVAVEPATALDRLLDDKKQELAEKAEQYESIVDDLANELDAAEPVEEQFWTAAVGPDETIDLLLERLAAADRDIVMVAADPSPQIDIRTVGDEVLANLEAALDRGVSVDVLMSRSLVNSLSPAVGKRYQEALQEREDFSVRTNEDVSGSFNIIDDVEVVIQVPNPLGSGEAFGMIDLKDPEFAADVHEEFLPRWEEATPLEF; encoded by the coding sequence ATGGCTACACTCAGGGATCTCGGGCTGTCAGAGTACGAAGCTCGAGCCTATCGGGCACTGTTAAATACGGGTCCGACAACCGCGAAAGAGTTGTCTCGTGCGAGTGACGTTCCGATGGGGCGGATTTACGACGTCCTCAACAGTATCGAACAGTACAATCTCGTCCGAAGTCAGACGGCGAGCCGGCCGAAAAAGTACGTTGCTGTCGAACCGGCGACGGCACTCGACCGGCTGCTCGACGACAAAAAACAGGAGCTGGCCGAGAAGGCCGAACAGTACGAGTCGATCGTCGACGACCTCGCGAACGAACTCGACGCGGCCGAGCCGGTCGAAGAGCAGTTCTGGACGGCAGCGGTCGGCCCCGATGAAACCATCGACCTGTTGCTCGAGCGCCTCGCGGCGGCCGATCGGGATATCGTGATGGTTGCCGCGGACCCCTCGCCACAGATCGATATTCGGACGGTCGGTGACGAGGTGCTGGCGAATCTCGAGGCGGCCCTCGACCGCGGCGTCTCCGTCGACGTGTTGATGAGCCGTAGCCTGGTCAACTCGCTGTCGCCAGCCGTCGGCAAACGCTATCAGGAGGCTTTACAAGAGCGAGAAGACTTTTCGGTGCGAACCAACGAGGACGTCAGCGGCTCCTTCAACATCATCGACGACGTCGAGGTCGTGATTCAGGTGCCGAACCCGCTCGGCTCCGGGGAGGCGTTCGGAATGATCGACCTCAAAGACCCCGAGTTCGCCGCCGACGTCCACGAGGAGTTCCTGCCGCGGTGGGAGGAAGCGACGCCGCTCGAGTTTTGA
- a CDS encoding MBL fold metallo-hydrolase, which translates to MRVTLLGTGDTTGTPTVGCDCETCELARARELERTRFSVHVENERTGESLLVDASPDFRYQFLRDEVPLPDAAIITHVHFDHLDGLGNVFRLLRDLDVFAADETDPQTGQSVAETVEADYHYLDAVTVRPQTPLEPFSTCGLEVTLVPVVHPPLVCYGLVIEDPETGVKLSITGDTSYAIPETSRAALANPDLLLAEAIVPAHLCEHHPIGGRDAGPDGVPRTFGTKHMTREGALALAAELEADRTRLVHMAHFYPASEAFEEPLAVDGEVYEL; encoded by the coding sequence GTGCGGGTAACCCTGCTCGGAACCGGCGATACGACGGGCACGCCGACGGTTGGCTGTGACTGTGAGACCTGCGAACTGGCTCGAGCGCGCGAGCTCGAGCGAACGCGATTTTCCGTCCACGTCGAAAACGAGCGGACGGGGGAGTCGCTGTTGGTCGACGCCAGTCCCGACTTTCGCTATCAGTTCCTCCGTGACGAAGTACCGCTCCCCGATGCGGCGATCATCACCCACGTTCACTTCGACCATCTGGACGGCCTCGGCAACGTCTTCCGACTGCTCCGTGACCTCGACGTGTTTGCCGCCGACGAAACCGACCCACAGACCGGCCAGAGCGTCGCCGAGACAGTCGAGGCGGACTACCACTATCTCGACGCCGTGACCGTTCGTCCACAGACGCCCCTCGAGCCGTTTTCGACCTGCGGCCTCGAGGTGACGCTGGTGCCGGTGGTCCACCCGCCGTTGGTCTGTTATGGCCTCGTCATCGAGGACCCCGAAACGGGGGTCAAACTCTCGATTACGGGCGATACCAGCTACGCGATTCCCGAAACATCGCGGGCCGCCCTCGCCAACCCCGACCTCTTGCTTGCCGAAGCCATTGTCCCGGCACACCTGTGTGAGCACCACCCGATCGGGGGTCGCGATGCGGGTCCCGACGGCGTTCCCCGGACTTTCGGCACCAAACACATGACTCGAGAGGGTGCGCTCGCGCTGGCGGCCGAACTCGAGGCCGACCGGACGCGGCTGGTCCATATGGCACACTTCTACCCCGCTTCAGAGGCCTTCGAAGAACCGCTGGCGGTGGATGGCGAAGTGTACGAACTGTAA
- the mptA gene encoding GTP cyclohydrolase MptA, whose protein sequence is MSHQLPDVQATAPDVTVGLSQVGVTGVEKLVKIARADKRPLVFTAEFEVFVDLPSWRKGADMSRNMEVIDEILEEATREEAYRVEDVCGQAAERLLEKHDYTTSAEVSMEAEFMRREQTPASDRETQHTVDIIASATATEDGTREEIGAHVVGMTVCPCSQGMSESRARDKLEALEIPREKIDEFLEEVPQPGHSQRGHATLTIESSGAPDVDLNDVIDVARDAMSAHIYNLAKRPDEDHMTFEAHSDAKFVEDCVRAMADGVLETFPDLPDDAVIRMVQSNDESIHQHNAHAERVVDMETLREEVTAEFE, encoded by the coding sequence ATGAGTCACCAGCTTCCGGACGTCCAGGCGACCGCGCCCGACGTCACCGTCGGCCTGAGTCAGGTCGGCGTCACCGGCGTCGAAAAACTCGTCAAGATCGCTCGAGCGGACAAGCGACCGCTCGTGTTCACGGCCGAATTCGAGGTGTTCGTCGACCTGCCATCCTGGCGAAAAGGCGCCGACATGAGCCGGAATATGGAGGTCATCGACGAAATCCTCGAGGAGGCCACCCGCGAGGAAGCCTACCGGGTCGAGGACGTCTGTGGACAGGCCGCAGAACGCCTGCTCGAGAAACACGACTACACCACCAGCGCCGAAGTCTCGATGGAAGCGGAGTTCATGCGCCGCGAGCAGACCCCGGCCAGCGACCGAGAAACCCAGCATACGGTCGACATCATCGCGTCGGCGACGGCGACCGAGGACGGCACTCGCGAGGAAATCGGCGCGCACGTCGTCGGCATGACCGTCTGCCCGTGTTCCCAGGGAATGTCGGAATCCCGAGCCCGCGATAAGCTCGAAGCCCTCGAGATTCCCCGCGAAAAGATCGACGAGTTCCTCGAGGAGGTTCCACAGCCGGGGCACTCCCAGCGCGGACACGCCACGCTCACCATCGAATCGTCGGGTGCGCCGGACGTCGACCTCAACGACGTCATCGACGTCGCTCGAGACGCGATGAGCGCCCACATCTACAACCTCGCCAAACGGCCCGACGAGGACCACATGACCTTCGAGGCCCACAGCGACGCCAAATTCGTCGAAGACTGCGTTCGGGCGATGGCCGACGGCGTCCTCGAGACGTTCCCCGACCTGCCGGACGATGCCGTGATTCGCATGGTCCAGTCCAACGACGAGTCCATCCACCAGCACAACGCCCACGCCGAGCGCGTCGTCGACATGGAAACGTTGCGCGAGGAAGTTACAGCCGAGTTCGAGTGA
- a CDS encoding ABC transporter ATP-binding protein yields the protein MSSSTALAIETDGLTKRYGDETAVDDLHLEIPSGTVYGFLGPNGAGKTTTMRMLTTLTRPTSGSARVAGEDISDRSAVTPHIGYLPEEPPIYDELTGREQLEYVAGLRDLESEAAGERIERLLERFDLLEDADKRIDAYSKGMRQKVGVIQAVLHEPAVAFLDEPTSGLDPRAARTMRETIADLADQEMTIFLSTHILSVVDELADTIGVLHEGRLVAEGEPDALKSRAETGESRSLEDAFLEITQNGGVPESGEFEGVARSSRE from the coding sequence ATGTCCTCATCGACAGCCCTCGCCATCGAGACTGACGGGCTCACCAAGCGCTATGGCGACGAAACCGCCGTCGACGACCTCCATCTCGAGATTCCATCGGGAACGGTGTACGGCTTTCTCGGTCCAAACGGCGCTGGGAAGACGACGACGATGCGGATGCTCACGACGCTCACTCGCCCGACGTCGGGGAGCGCTCGCGTTGCCGGCGAAGACATATCTGATCGTTCGGCGGTGACTCCTCACATCGGTTACTTGCCCGAGGAGCCGCCAATCTACGACGAACTCACCGGCCGCGAACAGCTCGAGTACGTCGCCGGCTTGCGCGACCTCGAGAGCGAGGCAGCAGGCGAGCGAATCGAACGGTTACTCGAGCGCTTCGATCTCCTCGAAGACGCCGACAAGCGCATCGACGCCTACTCGAAAGGGATGCGCCAGAAAGTCGGCGTTATCCAGGCGGTGTTACACGAACCGGCGGTCGCGTTCCTCGACGAGCCCACCAGCGGCCTCGACCCGCGCGCGGCACGGACCATGCGGGAGACGATTGCGGATCTGGCCGACCAGGAGATGACCATCTTCCTCTCGACGCACATCCTCTCGGTCGTCGACGAACTGGCCGACACCATCGGCGTACTTCACGAGGGGAGGCTGGTTGCTGAAGGCGAACCCGACGCGCTCAAATCACGCGCGGAGACCGGCGAGAGCCGCAGCCTCGAGGACGCATTCCTCGAAATCACCCAGAATGGCGGGGTACCAGAGAGCGGCGAGTTCGAGGGCGTCGCGCGCTCCAGTAGGGAGTAA
- a CDS encoding ATP-binding protein: MSNPALEVVEFLLTTSVYSDDRTLDENDLPPAIRRVYWSGGSGGSEDDGDGSSDSGTDPGTESNTGTGTNSASGTATSPPRGRLQYGGGISRPLTATNTTARAATGVDRPWNAVSDLMFTERDDFSGAISLTERKLAERWYLERTDAERLLANPTLAAHFEDHEDAPEGVDYETAREQNRPIQADRVWIDGLLEEYFDGEDDEEMLDLVEVRAPEEIEMTLDELVLTPDQEAEIEKIAKAIEHRDYLAQIGLREIGKLLFVGPPGTGKTSVARALAQDMDMPFVEVKLSMITSQYLGETAKNVDKTFEVAKRLSPCILFIDEFDSVAKTRRSDEHAALKRAVNTLLKSIDNISLIQDDVLLIGATNHPDQLDAAAWRRFDEIVNFPKPDAGMREDILRVITHAMDIDEFEPRVIAEATSGLTGSDLRMVLREAVLEALTENRTTLTQADLLDAVADFEERDNLKNMDMIDGDHDALVAGGDLGAASDGGHDHDHDHGHDH, encoded by the coding sequence ATGAGTAATCCGGCGCTCGAGGTCGTGGAGTTTCTGCTCACGACGAGCGTATACTCCGACGACCGAACGCTCGACGAGAACGACCTGCCGCCAGCGATCCGCCGGGTGTACTGGAGTGGGGGTTCCGGTGGATCCGAGGACGATGGCGATGGGTCGAGTGATTCAGGAACCGATCCGGGGACGGAATCGAACACAGGTACCGGAACGAATAGCGCATCCGGCACCGCCACCAGCCCCCCGCGCGGTCGTCTCCAGTACGGCGGTGGCATCTCCCGGCCGCTCACGGCGACGAACACGACGGCTCGAGCGGCGACCGGCGTCGACCGGCCGTGGAACGCCGTCAGCGATCTCATGTTCACCGAACGAGACGATTTCTCGGGAGCCATCTCGCTAACCGAACGAAAACTGGCCGAGCGATGGTACCTCGAGCGAACGGACGCCGAGCGGTTGCTCGCCAATCCGACGCTCGCGGCGCACTTCGAGGACCACGAGGACGCTCCCGAGGGCGTCGATTACGAGACGGCTCGCGAGCAAAACCGGCCGATACAGGCCGACCGGGTCTGGATCGACGGCTTGCTCGAGGAGTACTTCGACGGCGAGGACGACGAGGAAATGCTCGATCTCGTGGAAGTGCGTGCACCCGAAGAGATCGAGATGACGCTCGACGAACTCGTCTTGACGCCCGACCAGGAGGCTGAAATCGAGAAGATCGCCAAAGCGATCGAACACCGCGACTACCTGGCACAGATCGGGCTGCGAGAGATCGGAAAGCTCCTGTTCGTCGGCCCGCCGGGCACCGGCAAGACGTCGGTCGCTCGAGCGCTGGCTCAGGACATGGACATGCCGTTCGTCGAGGTCAAACTCTCGATGATCACGAGCCAGTATCTGGGCGAGACGGCGAAAAACGTCGACAAGACCTTCGAGGTCGCCAAACGGCTCTCGCCGTGTATCCTCTTTATCGACGAGTTCGACTCCGTCGCCAAAACCCGGCGCAGTGACGAACACGCGGCGCTCAAACGCGCGGTCAACACGTTGCTCAAGAGCATCGACAACATCTCGCTGATTCAAGACGACGTCCTCCTGATCGGGGCGACCAATCACCCCGATCAGCTGGATGCGGCCGCCTGGCGTCGCTTCGACGAAATCGTCAACTTCCCCAAACCCGACGCCGGCATGCGTGAAGACATCCTCCGGGTCATCACGCACGCGATGGACATCGACGAGTTCGAACCGAGGGTCATCGCCGAAGCAACCTCGGGACTCACGGGGAGCGACCTCCGGATGGTCCTCCGGGAGGCCGTCCTCGAGGCTCTGACCGAAAACCGGACGACGCTCACCCAGGCGGACTTACTCGATGCCGTTGCAGACTTCGAAGAGCGGGACAACCTGAAGAACATGGATATGATCGACGGCGACCACGACGCCCTCGTCGCTGGTGGCGATTTGGGAGCCGCCAGCGACGGCGGACACGACCACGACCACGACCACGGACACGACCACTAA